Proteins from one Triticum aestivum cultivar Chinese Spring chromosome 7A, IWGSC CS RefSeq v2.1, whole genome shotgun sequence genomic window:
- the LOC123153219 gene encoding citrate-binding protein has product MAPRALSWISVFLLVFFASWSCGAARGARAPKAADPTYGFTSVRLDDSNFVLQRPYDEASGARYSFDGTVRKLWVLASDKPHARQSHTSPRTEIRMAGYDYTSGVWQFEGYGYVPSGTTGVSIMQVFGAGETATTLMLHVYDGALRYYDRQLVEDAIYDRWFRLNVVHDVEVSTLTVYIDGEQKLHVHGRGGDTHYFKFGVYAQNHDSSCMESRWKDVRIFKKH; this is encoded by the exons ATGGCTCCTCGCGCTCTCTCTTGGATTAGTGTCTTTCTGCTTGTCTTCTTCGCGTCTTGGTCATGCGGTGCGGCCAGGGGCGCACGGGCACCGAAAGCCGCCGACCCGACCTATGGATTCACGTCGGTGAGGCTCGACGACAGCAACTTTGTGCTGCAGCGCCCCTACGACGAGGCGAGCGGCGCACGCTACAGCTTCGATGGCACCGTGCGGAAGCTCTGGGTGCTCGCCTCCGACAAGCCTCATGCCCGGCAGAGCCATACCAGCCCAAGAACTGAGATCAGGATGGCA GGGTACGACTACACCTCCGGCGTCTGGCAGTTCGAGGGGTACGGGTACGTCCCCTCCGGCACAACGGGGGTGTCTATCATGCAAGTCTTCGGCGCCGGCGAGACGGCCACCACGCTCATGCTGCACGTCTACGATGGTGCGCTGCGGTACTACGACCGGCAGCTGGTGGAGGACGCCATCTATGACAGATGGTTCCGGCTGAACGTGGTCCACGATGTCGAGGTGTCAACGCTCACCGTGTACATCGACGGCGAGCAGAAGCTGCATGTCCACGGCCGCGGGGGCGACACTCACTACTTCAAGTTCGGTGTGTACGCGCAGAACCACGACTCCAGCTGCATGGAGTCTCGCTGGAAGGACGTCAGGATCTTCAAGAAGCACTAG